One segment of Anopheles stephensi strain Indian chromosome 3, UCI_ANSTEP_V1.0, whole genome shotgun sequence DNA contains the following:
- the LOC118509461 gene encoding uncharacterized protein LOC118509461: MASEIDEQLRLEDTLKTFQQLRADPSANGDKTTTIPGGRNPFRTELDSASDARLKDRQLIRKIFGNRCECGAERAPITTATAQHHGKHSASMQLEHSIRNQPTFKHKHRSDRKTIVRDSMLRNIGRCVHQNLRKMHDGKAAAGGPSSSGTLLKPSLSETNLTKCFGNEASDDMLDFRLLIAQCNELTLVPPDGRCSSSFLRPSDESEVPNYAQNSFRALRPTELTWQQLSRTTATARHNRKRQLKKSNSTSSLDSDGSSVEVNFKGSGTRCGSAQGSGIAIDGDGLAMGSLFPALPVGGASSGAGGSSAVSGSSSANALSASSSAAASCSQQARLNAMPCDVTIDEMASYFETLVYIPKKMSSMAEMMYI, translated from the coding sequence ATGGCTTCCGAAATAGACGAGCAGCTACGGCTGGAAGATACGCTCAAAACGTTCCAACAGCTGCGCGCCGACCCATCGGCAAACGGCGACAAAACTACGACCATACCCGGAGGAAGAAATCCGTTCCGCACGGAGCTAGACAGCGCCAGCGACGCACGCCTGAAAGATCGCCAGTTGATAAGGAAAATTTTCGGCAACCGGTGTGAGTGTGGTGCCGAGCGGGCACCGATCACTACGGCCACCGCGCAGCATCACGGCAAACATAGCGCTTCGATGCAGCTAGAGCACAGCATCCGGAATCAACCCACCTTCAAGCACAAGCATCGCTCCGATCGGAAAACGATCGTGCGCGACTCCATGCTGCGTAACATCGGCAGATGCGTGCATCAGAATCTGCGCAAAATGCACGACGGAAAGGCGGCTGCAGGCGGACCATCGTCGTCCGGGACGCTGCTGAAGCCATCGCTGTCGGAGACCAATCTCACCAAATGCTTCGGTAACGAGGCGAGTGACGATATGCTTGATTTTAGGTTACTAATCGCCCAGTGCAACGAGCTGACGCTGGTGCCGCCGGATGGTCGCTGTTCGAGCTCATTTCTCCGGCCGTCGGACGAATCGGAGGTGCCGAACTATGCACAGAACAGCTTCCGTGCGCTCCGGCCGACGGAGCTTACCTGGCAGCAGCTAAGCCGAACGACGGCCACCGCAAGGCACAACCGGAAGCGGCAGCTGAAGAAATCCAACAGTACCTCATCGCTGGACAGCGACGGCAGCAGTGTGGAGGTGAACTTTAAGGGCAGCGGTACACGGTGCGGTTCCGCGCAGGGAAGCGGCATCGCGATCGATGGTGACGGGTTGGCGATGGGTTCGCTGTTTCCCGCACTGCCCGTCGGTGGTGCTTCGTCTGGGGCCGGTGGCTCCTCGGCGGTGAGCGGCAGTAGCAGCGCGAATGCGCTATCCGCTTCCTCGTCAGCTGCGGCGTCCTGTTCGCAGCAGGCACGCCTTAACGCCATGCCCTGTGATGTGACGATCGACGAGATGGCCAGCTATTTCGAGACGCTCGTTTACATCCCGAAGAAGATGTCCAGCATGGCGGAGATGATGTACATCTAA
- the LOC118509462 gene encoding cadherin-23 produces the protein MAVHSCTRMMHRGVKLVSLVVLLLQHAAQSQIINRTPHFIPGSGDMARFSLLENTPVGSVVYQLRGVDPEGSKLRFSISGPVFSVDRDSGVVRLRQSLDREQQDTVEVIISLTDEGILGTEPNTVSLRREIPIRDYNDNPPVFVGRPYSATISEATKPGSNVSVTPDIIATDQDEGMNAELTFSCYQDPAKGADDICDVFTVHTEKIAQGKFGAWIELRRPLDFETRPSYILTIQARDGSPTNSLRAVASVAITILDVQDQPPIFINAPYSATIPENTIEGTRVLTINATDGDTGSPNPLMLMLENEPMGHFRLHYIGHPRSGVAELITTGKPLDREDPIITQNGGAYTFSIRATELINNELPGDSTTSQITIVLTDVDDHVPEFNQPSYEVAIPENLEQDTPLPGLAIVVTDRDLGPNSRYTLALRNIQNAEGVFGVVPTHGEGRTPIVVKVLDSSRLDYDVPSEDAKTFRFQLVASVDGEEKSAANVTVRLQDANDNSPTFPQSTYSLQVRENSPQGFKIADLSATDHDAGMFGQLSYAVKGFGAEFFRTHPTDGGLYVERQLDYEEQKSYSLALVARDGGGRETNANVFIDVMDENDNYPSFEALEYTRTIREGATEFEPQFFVRAVDVDGPTQGGGRVSYTIESENSISGHVFTVDQESGEIRITRPVSSMDTDRGQYELLVVATDHGVPPLKNDTRVLVRVGLSGNQRPIFRGHATATNRDIPGPPSYRATIPENASAGYNVTQVSATDPDGLDELLRYKIVGASDNFEIDDHTGLITITREARLDRDTNPESYAIVVNAIDAGFPIPETATTTVHVKIQDINDKPPRFPQQTYTAYVSERSPIDSEVLRVTAKDTDLNSKIEYALIEPITAVTKGGIPLLTTSTYDYRQAFRIDPDDGTIYVNNTLNYNYAAVITLTVKATDTMAELHPELQFDQTEVTLYIQSFKDTNPLFKNKGWSTVRPKIEVKVKEEAPVGSVVFRIEADDPVSDVPIADFELVMPDVDGFFALNERTGEIMLLQRLDYETYNKTTIDFVVKAITSNRKRHSLAYVNVTIENVNDNAPVFEREAYRVTVLESDRHPHVVATVRATDQDAVRTEKDTLLGYNVITYSLFGSHSNLFTIDNRTGEIRIAPGQVLDREKQSVLKLVVGAEDAPGRPQEAKKTTTEVMVDVLDVNDNAPIFGQRSYTAVIPENVLVDTFVVAITAHDPDEGLGGEVRYDILNEGEANGLLQINPKTGEIKTKAMLTGKGRAEPYELVIRAQDSGNQLPKQSSLYNDVSFTLYIGDISANDGIPFFIAPQVGQTANVTENATVGAPVFQVIASDPDSPATPSGTLRYRIQSDIEDAKSFSINAKTGLITTTRSLDREMKSAYNVIIEVSDMGEPPQASTVVLRINVLDIDDHEPRFVREVEAQPYELQVLEEQPAGTIVGNISALDEDIGPNGAIDYTIIEGNELGLFNVTRTEDNVAILRTTKPLDRESLESIRLTLRCFKHSTVPEQLAHEAYNRHDKSQQQLLIRVVDIDDHAPRFERENQTIGIRHNVPIDTPIANGRAFDEDPTARPIVYSIESINFVPQFYRRDNRTEDYTGVFSLNADTAEIRTTRSMSNFVDGFFQLSVRASNSDDAERISETQMKIYVIRDKSLLRFVFSKPPTEVSGVLDRFTADMQERLAESNLELSVFDAQVLSHPDHSLDFSSTSSCFQLTRHGSALTPVEMMRIMDGAEMKDALADVYHRYSVHKIDSCAVGKRTPATALIASSGTWLVILAGLIGFAAFASTMTACCLARRYKSQVRSTINSQRIVGSDIYGSATPVLYTEPIYGAL, from the exons ATGGCGGTGCATTCGTGCACTAGAATGATGCACCGGGGAGTGAAACTGGTTTCGCTGGTGGTGCTACTGCTGCAGCACGCTGCCCAGTCACAGATCATCAACCGGACGCCACACTTTATCCCGGGCAGCGGAGATATGGCCCGGTTCAGTCTGCTCGAAAACACACCGGTCGGCAGTGTGGTGTACCAGTTGCGTG GTGTTGACCCCGAGGGCAGTAAGTTACGCTTCAGTATCTCCGGCCCTGTGTTTAGCGTCGATCGGGACAGTGGCGTTGTGCGGTTGCGTCAATCACTGGACCGCGAACAGCAGGACACGGTGGAAGTCATCATTAGCCTTACCG ACGAGGGCATCCTTGGAACAGAACCGAACACGGTCTCGCTGCGAAGGGAGATCCCCATCCGGGACTACAATGACAATCCACCGGTCTTCGTTGGCCGTCCGTACAGTGCAACGATCAGCGAAGCGACGAAACCGGGCAGTAACGTGTCGGTAACGCCGGACATCATTGCAACCGATCAGGATGAGGGAATGAACGCGGAACTCACCTTCAGTTGCTATCAGGACCCCGCCAAAGGTGCGGACGATATCTGCGACGTGTTCACCGTGCACACGGAGAAGATCGCCCAGGGCAAGTTCGGTGCGTGGATCGAGCTGCGCCGTCCACTGGACTTTGAAACGCGACCCTCGTACATCCTCACGATCCAGGCACGGGACGGTTCACCAACGAACTCGCTGCGGGCAGTCGCTTCCGTTGCGATCACAATTCTAGACGTACAGGATCAGCCACCGATCTTCATCAACGCGCCCTATTCGGCTACCATCCCAGAGAACACGATCGAGGGTACGCGAGTGCTTACGATCAACGCAACCGATGGCGATACGGGCAGTCCCAATCCACTGATGCTGATGCTCGAAAACGAACCGATGGGACACTTTCGGCTGCACTACATTGGCCATCCCCGGTCCGGGGTAGCCGAGCTGATCACCACCGGGAAACCGCTCGATCGTGAAGATCCAATCATCACGCAAAATGGCGGAGCGTACACATTCTCGATCCGTGCTACGGAACTGATCAACAACGAGCTGCCGGGTGATTCGACGACGTCTCAGATCACGATCGTACTGACCGATGTGGACGATCACGTGCCGGAGTTTAATCAACCATCGTACGAGGTTGCGATCCCGGAGAACCTCGAGCAGGATACACCGCTGCCGGGACTCGCGATCGTCGTGACGGATCGGGATCTTGGTCCCAACAGCCGCTATACACTCGCCCTGCGCAACATTCAAAATGCGGAAGGTGTATTCGGTGTCGTTCCCACGCACGGTGAAGGTCGCACACCGATCGTGGTGAAGGTGTTGGATTCATCCCGCCTGGACTATGACGTGCCGAGCGAGGATGCTAAAACGTTCCGCTTCCAGCTAGTAGCATCGGTCGATGGGGAAGAGAAATCGGCGGCCAATGTAACGGTGCGCCTGCAGGATGCAAACGACAACTCGCCCACCTTCCCCCAGTCGACGTACTCGCTGCAGGTGCGTGAGAATTCTCCCCAAGGCTTCAAGATAGCGGACCTAAGCGCTACCGATCATGATGCCGGCATGTTTGGCCAGCTGTCGTACGCAGTGAAAGGCTTCGGAGCGGAGTTTTTCCGCACGCATCCCACCGACGGGGGACTGTACGTTGAGCGGCAGTTGGATTATGAGGAACAGAAGAGCTATAGCTTGGCGCTGGTGGCCAGAGATGGTGGTGGCCGGGAAACGAACGCGAATGTCTTTATAGACGTGATGGATGAAAACGACAACTATCCGTCGTTTGAAGCGCTCGAGTACACTCGTACGATACGCGAAGGGGCGACCGAGTTTGAGCCACAGTTCTTCGTGCGTGCTGTAGACGTGGATGGACCGACGCAGGGCGGTGGAAGGGTGTCGTACACGATCGAGTCGGAAAACAGTATCTCGGGGCATGTGTTTACAGTTGATCAGGAGAGTGGTGAGATTAGGATCACGAGGCCTGTTAGCTCAATGGATACGGACCGTGGACAGTACGAGCTGTTGGTGGTCGCTACTGATCACGGTGTACCGCCGCTAAAGAATGATACTCGTGTGCTGGTGCGTGTTGGACTTTCGGGCAATCAGCGTCCAATCTTCCGGGGACACGCCACTGCTACAAATCGGGACATTCCTGGACCTCCATCCTATCGGGCGACCATACCGGAGAATGCTTCGGCTGGGTACAACGTAACGCAGGTCAGTGCCACCGATCCGGATGGATTGGATGAGCTTCTGCGGTACAAGATCGTGGGTGCTAGCGACAACTTCGAGATCGATGATCA CACCGGTCTGATAACTATCACACGGGAGGCTCGACTAGACCGGGATACCAACCCGGAAAGCTACGCGATCGTGGTCAATGCAATCGATGCCGGATTCCCCATCCCCGAGACGGCCACCACAACAGTGCACGTTAAGATACAGGACATTAACGATAAACCACCGAGGTTCCCCCAGCAAACCTACACCGCGTACGTGTCCGAACGGAGTCCTATCGATTCGGAGGTTCTGCGTGTCACAGCCAAGGATACGGATTTGAACTCCAAAATCGAATACGCTCTCATCGAACCGATCACGGCCGTCACTAAGGGAGGCATTCCACTACTAACTACCTCCACATACGACTACCGCCAAGCATTCCGCATCGATCCGGATGATGGAACGATCTACGTCAACAACACGCTCAACTACAACTATGCCGCAGTGATAACGCTCACCGTCAAGGCGACCGACACGATGGCGGAGCTTCATCCCGAGCTGCAGTTCGATCAAACCGAAGTGACACTCTACATCCAATCGTTCAAAGACACAAACCCGCTGTTCAAAAACAAAGGCTGGTCCACGGTGCGGCCCAAGATCGAGGTGAAGGTAAAGGAGGAAGCTCCCGTCGGTAGTGTGGTGTTCCGGATCGAGGCAGACGATCCCGTGTCCGACGTACCGATCGCAGACTTTGAGCTCGTAATGCCTGACGTTGATGGGTTCTTCGCGCTAAATGAGCGTACGGGTGAAATCATGCTTCTCCAGCGGTTGGACTACGAAACGTACAACAAAACGACGATCGACTTCGTCGTCAAAGCGATCACCAGCAACCGGAAGCGTCACTCGCTTGCGTACGTTAACGTGACGATCGAAAACGTTAACGACAATGCGCCGGTATTCGAGCGTGAAGCGTACCGCGTTACGGTGCTCGAATCGGACCGCCATCCGCACGTCGTTGCCACGGTAAGGGCCACCGATCAGGATGCGGTACGCACCGAGAAGGATACCCTGCTCGGGTACAACGTCATCACGTACAGTTTGTTCGGTTCCCACTCGAATCTCTTCACGATCGACAATCGGACGGGTGAGATAAGGATTGCCCCGGGACAGGTGCTGGATCGTGAGAAGCAATCGGTGCTGAAGTTGGTAGTCGGTGCGGAAGATGCACCGGGACGGCCACAGGAAGCGAAAAAGACCACTACGGAGGTAATGGTGGACGTGCTGGATGTGAATGATAATGCACCGATCTTTGGGCAGCGATCGTACACGGCTGTAATACCGGAGaacgtactggtggacacgtTTGTGGTCGCGATCACGGCACACGATCCGGACGAGGGTCTTGGTGGGGAGGTGCGGTACGACATTCTGAACGAGGGTGAAGCTAATG GACTTCTTCAAATTAATCCCAAAACGGGAGAAATCAAAACGAAGGCCATGCTGACGGGCAAGGGACGAGCTGAACCGTACGAGTTGGTAATCCGTGCGCAGGACAGTGGCAATCAGCTACCGAAGCAGAGTTCGCTCTACAACGACGTGTCCTTCACGCTGTACATTGGGGACATCAGTGCGAATGATGGCATTCCGTTCTTCATTGCACCGCAGGTCGGTCAAACGGCCAACGTTACTGAG AACGCAACCGTTGGCGCACCTGTGTTCCAGGTGATTGCCAGCGACCCGGACAGTCCGGCCACCCCGAGTGGCACCCTCCGCTATCGCATTCAATCCGACATCGAGGATGCAAAATCGTTCAGCATCAACGCGAAAACGGGCCTAATCACCACCACCCGTTCGCTGGATCGTGAAATGAAATCGGCGTACAACGTGATCATCGAGGTAAGCGACATGGGCGAACCTCCGCAAGCATCCACCGTCGTGCTGCGCATCAACGTTCTCGACATCGACGATCACGAGCCCAGATTTGTGCGTGAAGTCGAAGCGCAACCGTACGAGCTGCAGGTACTGGAGGAACAACCGGCCGGTACGATCGTCGGTAACATTTCCGCACTGGATGAAGATATCGGTCCGAACGGTGCGATCGACTACACGATCATCGAGGGTAACGAGTTGGGTCTGTTCAACGTTACACGCACGGAAGATAATGTAGCGATCCTCCGCACTACCAAGCCGCTCGATCGCGAAAGCCTGGAATCGATTCGACTAACGCTCCGATGCTTCAAACACAGCACCGTGCCAGAGCAACTGGCGCACGAGGCTTACAACAGGCACGATAAgtcccagcagcagctcttGATCCGCGTAGTGGACATCGATGATCATGCACCACGCTTTGAgcgtgaaaatcaaaccatcgGCATCCGGCACAACGTCCCAATCGATACACCGATAGCGAATGGGCGTGCCTTTGATGAGGATCCCACCGCCCGGCCCATTGTCTACTCGATCGAAAGCATCAACTTTGTGCCACAGTTCTATCGGAGGGATAATCGAACCGAGGACTACACCGGTGTGTTTAGCCTGAACGCGGACACTGCCGAGATACGGACCACGCGCAGCATGTCCAACTTTGTCGATGGCTTCTTCCAGCTGAGCGTCCGTGCGTCCAACTCGGACGACGCGGAACGCATCAGTGAAACGCAGATGAAGATCTACGTCATACGCGACAAGTCACTGTTGCGGTTTGTGTTCTCGAAGCCACCGACCGAGGTGAGCGGAGTGTTGGATCGCTTTACGGCCGACATGCAGGAACGGTTGGCCGAATCCAACCTCGAGCTGTCCGTGTTCGATGCGCAGGTACTCAGCCATCCGGACCACAGTCTCGACTTCAGCTCGACCAGCTCCTGCTTCCAGCTGACGCGCCACGGTTCGGCGCTCACTCCAGTGGAGATGATGCGCATCATGGATGGAGCGGAGATGAAGGACGCCCTGGCGGACGTGTATCACCGGTACTCGGTGCACAAGATCGACTCGTGTGCGGTGGGTAAGAGGACGCCTGCCACTGCACTGATCGCTTCCTCCGGTACCTGGCTGGTGATACTGGCGGGGCTGATAGGATTTGCCGCGTTCGCGTCCACCATGACGGCGTGTTGTCTAGCGCGAAG GTACAAAAGCCAGGTTCGGTCAACGATAAACTCGCAGCGAATCGTTGGATCCGACATCTATGGCAGTGCGACACCGGTGCTGTACACGGAACCCATCTACGGTGCACTGTAG
- the LOC118509463 gene encoding agglutinin-like protein ARB_02240, whose translation MKLFTFLLLAVLGYARAEEFNGYFYPKPSCSLAETVYVTRTETDYQRYTETIATPVYGDEQTVVSSVFITSTYTATVPVYQTLTSTATYTVTPPLQPPQTVYNTVTLPPVVSTTTVVTATPVYRTQTETRTVTQPPVTLPPQVIYSTVQLPPVTRTETSVYTTTTPVIQTVQDYRTVTLPPVTLPAQTIYSTVQLPPVTRTETSVITRTSQVVQTVRDTVTVPPVTLPAQTIYSTVQLPPVTRTTTSVYTTATPVYQTVTDTRTVTLPGVPVPAQTIYSTVTLPAVTRTVSSVYTQPGGFQTVYVTQTEFQRDQVQAQTIYSTVTLPAVTKTFCAPTYLPPQNTLAVYNQGRYTNGLF comes from the exons ATG AAACTGTTCACCTTCCTTCTGCTCGCCGTGCTGGGCTACGCACGTGCGGAGGAGTTCAATGGTTACTTCTACCCGAAGCCGAGCTGTTCCCTGGCCGAAACGGTGTACGTGACGCGAACGGAGACGGATTACCAGCGGTACACGGAAACTATCGCCACACCGGTGTACGGCGATGAGCAGACGGTCGTGTCGTCCGTCTTCATTACGAGCACCTACACAGCGACCGTTCCCGTCTATCAGACGCTTACCAGCACCGCTACGTACACCGTAACGCCGCCGCTGCAACCGCCCCAGACCGTGTACAACACCGTAACGCTACCACCGGTCGTGTCTACCACGACCGTTGTCACGGCAACTCCGGTGTATCGTACACAGACGGAAACGCGTACCGTTACACAGCCCCCGGTAACGCTACCACCCCAGGTCATCTACTCCACCGTACAGCTGCCACCGGTAACGCGTACCGAAACGTCCGTCTACACTACCACCACACCCGTCATCCAGACTGTGCAGGACTATCGTACCGTAACGCTTCCACCTGTAACGCTTCCGGCCCAAACCATCTACTCGACCGTACAGCTTCCACCGGTAACGCGCACCGAAACGTCCGTCATCACCCGTACCAGTCAGGTGGTGCAGACGGTACGTGACACCGTAACGGTTCCGCCGGTAACGCTTCCGGCTCAAACGATCTACTCCACGGTACAGCTCCCGCCGGTAACGCGCACCACCACATCCGTCTACACGACCGCTACACCCGTCTACCAAACCGTTACCGACACGCGCACCGTTACGCTGCCCGGTGTCCCAGTACCCGCGCAAACGATCTACAGCACCGTAACGTTACCGGCCGTTACGCGCACCGTCAGCTCGGTCTACACCCAGCCCGGCGGTTTCCAGACGGTGTACGTCACGCAGACCGAGTTCCAGCGCGACCAGGTGCAGGCCCAGACGATCTACAGCACCGTAACGCTACCGGCCGTTACGAAGACCTTCTGCGCACCGACCTATCTGCCGCCGCAGAACACGCTCGCCGTGTACAACCAGGGACGCTACACGAACGGACTGTTTTAA